Proteins encoded within one genomic window of Xylophilus sp. GOD-11R:
- a CDS encoding GntR family transcriptional regulator, with protein sequence MQTPSAGSSTSAIVESLTRAIVEHRLHPGAKLAEQKLADHFGVSRTLVRQALFQLAQNRLVRLEPARGAFVSAPSADEARQVFAVRRMLESGMARDFVRTMTPARIKALKNHVALEKAAVERDDITGRTELLGDFHVRMAELMGNTVLAQLLDDLISRCALITLMYQSSAAATHSYEEHAEIVKALAARDAERAARLMDEHLQHVEENLAFDRRPPSNDIAKALAA encoded by the coding sequence ATGCAGACACCTTCCGCCGGTTCCTCGACCTCCGCCATCGTCGAATCCCTCACCCGGGCGATCGTCGAGCATCGGCTCCATCCCGGTGCCAAGCTGGCCGAACAGAAGCTGGCCGACCATTTCGGGGTGTCGCGCACCCTGGTGAGGCAAGCTTTGTTCCAGCTCGCGCAGAACCGGCTGGTGCGGCTGGAGCCGGCGCGCGGGGCTTTCGTCTCGGCGCCTTCGGCCGACGAGGCACGGCAGGTGTTCGCGGTGCGCCGCATGCTCGAATCCGGCATGGCGCGCGACTTCGTGCGCACCATGACGCCAGCGCGCATCAAGGCGCTCAAGAACCATGTCGCCCTGGAAAAGGCCGCCGTGGAGCGTGACGACATCACCGGCCGCACCGAGCTGCTCGGCGACTTCCACGTGCGCATGGCCGAGCTCATGGGCAACACCGTCCTGGCCCAGCTGCTCGACGACCTCATCTCGCGCTGCGCCCTCATCACGCTCATGTACCAATCGTCGGCCGCCGCCACGCATTCCTACGAGGAGCATGCAGAGATCGTGAAGGCCCTGGCCGCGCGCGACGCCGAACGGGCCGCCCGGCTGATGGACGAGCATCTGCAGCACGTCGAGGAAAACCTCGCCTTCGACCGCCGGCCGCCCAGCAACGACATCGCCAAGGCGCTCGCCGCCTGA
- the uraH gene encoding hydroxyisourate hydrolase gives MGLSTHVLDTMHGCPAAGMEIALFRTEGEQVTLVSRYTLNADGRTDTPLFDAASLRAGTYRLVFDVAGYFGQRGVSLPQPSFLNRVQLDFGVADVSQHYHVPLLVSPWSYSTYRGS, from the coding sequence ATGGGCCTCAGTACCCATGTTCTCGACACCATGCACGGCTGCCCGGCGGCGGGCATGGAGATCGCGCTTTTTCGCACCGAGGGCGAGCAGGTCACGCTGGTGAGCCGCTACACCCTCAATGCCGACGGTCGCACCGACACCCCGCTGTTCGACGCCGCTTCGCTGCGCGCCGGTACCTACCGGCTGGTGTTCGACGTGGCCGGCTACTTCGGGCAGCGCGGCGTGAGCCTGCCGCAGCCGAGCTTTCTGAACCGGGTGCAGCTCGACTTCGGCGTGGCCGACGTCAGTCAGCACTATCACGTGCCGCTGCTGGTCAGCCCGTGGAGCTACTCCACCTACCGCGGGTCCTGA
- the xdhC gene encoding xanthine dehydrogenase accessory protein XdhC, which translates to MNPLRRLLQGLAAARAVLVEVESTQGSAPREAGTWMAVFADRIVATIGGGRLEFDAVAAARALLAEPSRTALASRRYALGPSLGQCCGGVVVLRYTAVDAADIPALRQRLAGAQVPVALFGGGHVGAALARVLASLPFSLTWIDSRDEIFPPELAEGDADITCEHSDPVQAAVPGLAPGSRVLIMSFSHAEDLDVVAACLQRRRTRGDLPFIGLIGSHTKWATFRGRLRARGFSDEELAAVTCPIGVPGITGKEPEVIAVAVAAQLLQTLAPSREA; encoded by the coding sequence ATGAACCCGCTGCGCCGACTGCTGCAAGGCCTGGCCGCCGCCCGCGCGGTGCTGGTCGAGGTCGAATCCACCCAGGGCTCGGCACCGCGCGAGGCCGGCACCTGGATGGCGGTGTTCGCCGACCGCATCGTGGCGACCATCGGCGGCGGCCGGCTGGAATTCGACGCCGTCGCCGCCGCCCGCGCTCTGCTGGCCGAACCCTCGCGGACCGCGCTGGCCAGCCGCCGCTACGCGCTGGGGCCATCGCTCGGCCAGTGTTGCGGTGGCGTGGTCGTGCTGCGCTACACGGCGGTCGACGCCGCCGATATTCCCGCCCTGCGGCAAAGGCTCGCCGGCGCGCAGGTGCCGGTGGCGCTGTTCGGCGGCGGCCATGTGGGCGCGGCCCTGGCGCGGGTGCTGGCGTCGCTGCCGTTTTCGCTCACCTGGATCGACAGCCGCGACGAGATCTTTCCACCAGAGCTCGCCGAGGGCGATGCCGACATCACCTGCGAACATTCCGACCCGGTACAGGCGGCGGTGCCCGGCCTGGCGCCCGGCTCGCGGGTGCTGATCATGAGTTTCAGCCATGCCGAAGACCTGGACGTGGTGGCCGCCTGCCTGCAGCGCCGCCGCACCCGGGGCGATCTGCCCTTCATCGGCCTCATTGGCAGCCACACCAAATGGGCCACCTTCCGCGGCCGCCTGCGCGCGCGCGGTTTCTCCGATGAAGAACTGGCCGCCGTGACCTGCCCGATCGGCGTGCCGGGCATCACCGGCAAGGAGCCCGAAGTCATCGCCGTGGCGGTGGCGGCACAGTTATTGCAAACACTGGCTCCGTCGCGCGAGGCGTGA
- a CDS encoding urate hydroxylase PuuD has protein sequence MESYLLDWANLLLRWVHVITAIAWVGSSFYFVFLDSSLTTPEEEKLRGEGATGELWAVHGGGFYHPVKYQVQPPKLPSHLHWFFWESYTTWLTGFSLFTVSYLWNAGTYLIDKSRMDWQPGAAIAVALSFLVVFWMLYDFVCQTFGKRKNGDAIVGGILLVLVCAASWLACHWFAGRAAFLLVGAMIATTMSANVFFWIIPGQKKVLESIKAGRPVDPIHGQRGKQRSVHNTYFTLPVIFAMLSNHYSFTYSHPQNWAVLILMMFAGAAIRQFFVLRHGYKLGRNRHPLAYAAVGVAVIAAVIWWLRPAPAAPLTPEQAAAAAAAAASPAGYAQLKPVLEQRCYLCHGATMQMKNVRLDSPESVKQHADAIYQQAVVSKIMPLNNATGITDAERALIGRWFQAGASVAP, from the coding sequence ATGGAAAGCTATCTTCTCGACTGGGCCAACCTGCTGCTGCGCTGGGTCCACGTCATCACCGCCATCGCCTGGGTGGGCTCCTCCTTCTATTTCGTCTTTCTCGACAGCAGCCTGACGACGCCGGAAGAAGAAAAACTGCGCGGCGAGGGCGCCACCGGCGAACTCTGGGCGGTGCACGGCGGCGGCTTCTACCACCCGGTCAAGTACCAGGTGCAGCCGCCCAAGCTGCCGTCGCACCTGCACTGGTTTTTCTGGGAGAGCTACACCACCTGGCTCACCGGCTTCTCGCTGTTCACGGTGTCCTACCTGTGGAACGCCGGCACCTATCTCATCGACAAGTCGCGCATGGACTGGCAGCCGGGCGCGGCCATCGCCGTGGCGCTGTCGTTCCTGGTGGTGTTCTGGATGCTCTACGACTTCGTCTGCCAGACCTTCGGCAAGCGCAAGAACGGCGACGCCATCGTCGGCGGCATCCTGCTGGTGCTGGTGTGCGCCGCCTCCTGGCTGGCCTGCCACTGGTTCGCCGGGCGAGCGGCCTTTCTGCTGGTGGGCGCGATGATCGCCACCACCATGAGCGCCAACGTGTTCTTCTGGATCATCCCGGGCCAGAAGAAGGTGCTGGAATCGATCAAGGCCGGCCGGCCGGTGGACCCGATCCACGGCCAGCGCGGCAAGCAGCGCAGCGTGCACAACACCTACTTCACGCTGCCGGTGATCTTCGCGATGCTGTCCAACCACTACAGCTTCACCTACAGCCATCCGCAGAACTGGGCGGTGCTCATTTTGATGATGTTCGCCGGCGCGGCGATCAGGCAGTTCTTCGTGCTGCGCCACGGCTACAAGCTCGGCCGCAACCGGCATCCCCTCGCCTATGCCGCCGTCGGCGTGGCGGTGATCGCCGCCGTCATCTGGTGGCTGCGGCCGGCGCCCGCTGCGCCTTTGACGCCCGAGCAGGCGGCCGCAGCCGCTGCCGCAGCCGCCTCGCCGGCCGGTTACGCCCAACTCAAGCCGGTGCTGGAGCAGCGCTGCTACCTGTGCCACGGCGCCACGATGCAGATGAAGAACGTGCGCCTGGACTCGCCCGAATCGGTGAAGCAGCATGCCGACGCCATCTACCAGCAGGCGGTGGTCAGCAAGATCATGCCGCTCAACAACGCCACCGGCATCACCGACGCCGAGCGCGCCCTCATCGGCCGCTGGTTCCAGGCCGGCGCCAGCGTCGCGCCATGA